One window of Acidobacteriota bacterium genomic DNA carries:
- a CDS encoding response regulator transcription factor encodes MARILVVDDEKDIVELVKYNLEKEGLQVSTASNGFDALNVIHKSTPDLILLDIMMPQLDGLEVCRRLKKDDSLRDIPIIFLTAKSEEVDKVLGLEMGGDDYITKPFSIRELIARVKAVIRRKEKVTPAERRKFGEILVDFARYEVMLKGKPVPLTAKEFALLKALIQAGGRVLTREKLLIDVWGMDYPGETRTVDVHIRKLREKLGETKRIQTVKGAGYKFLVD; translated from the coding sequence ATGGCAAGGATTCTGGTTGTCGACGATGAAAAGGATATCGTCGAGCTTGTGAAATACAACCTCGAAAAGGAGGGTCTCCAGGTTTCAACCGCTTCCAACGGATTTGATGCTCTGAACGTCATCCACAAATCTACCCCTGATCTTATTCTCCTCGACATCATGATGCCCCAATTAGATGGTCTGGAGGTCTGCCGGCGACTTAAGAAGGACGACTCCCTGAGAGATATCCCCATCATCTTCCTGACTGCAAAGAGCGAAGAGGTGGATAAGGTCCTTGGTCTGGAAATGGGTGGAGATGACTACATCACAAAACCATTCAGCATCCGGGAACTCATCGCCAGGGTCAAAGCTGTCATCCGGAGGAAAGAGAAAGTCACTCCTGCAGAGAGAAGAAAGTTTGGAGAGATCCTAGTCGATTTCGCCAGGTATGAAGTCATGCTGAAAGGGAAGCCTGTTCCCCTGACGGCGAAAGAGTTTGCCCTGCTCAAGGCACTCATACAGGCTGGAGGCAGGGTCCTGACGAGAGAGAAGCTCCTCATCGACGTCTGGGGAATGGACTATCCAGGCGAAACGAGAACGGTGGATGTCCATATCAGGAAATTGAGAGAGAAGCTCGGCGAGACGAAAAGAATACAGACAGTCAAAGGGGCAGGCTATAAGTTTCTGGTCGAT